The proteins below are encoded in one region of Pygocentrus nattereri isolate fPygNat1 chromosome 13, fPygNat1.pri, whole genome shotgun sequence:
- the cby1 gene encoding protein chibby homolog 1 → MPLFGNTFSPKKTPPRKSASLSNLHALDRSTREIELGLEYGAPVLNIGGQSLKFEDGQWVTDSGGNTPNKEVQKLKKRNMQLEEENNLLKLKIELLLDMLTETTAESHLIQKELEDMKNHYKRKK, encoded by the exons ATGCCCCTTTTTGGCAATACATTCAGTCCCAAGAAGACACCACCTCGGAAATCAGCGTCTCTCTCTAACCTTCATGCA TTGGATCGTTCTACTAGGGAGATAGAGTTGGGTCTGGAGTATGGAGCCCCTGTATTGAATATTGGAGGTCAGAGCTTGAAGTTTGAAGATGGACAGTGGGTTACAG ACTCAGGAGGTAatacaccaaacaaagaagtaCAGAAATTGAAGAAGAGGAATATGCAGCTAGAAGAGGAGAATAATCTTCTCAAGCTTAAGATTGAACTTCTCTTAGACATG CTCACAGAAACCACAGCAGAGTCACATCTGATACAGAAAGAATTAGAAGACATGAAGAATCATTACAAACGGAAGAAGTGA
- the slc16a8 gene encoding LOW QUALITY PROTEIN: monocarboxylate transporter 3 (The sequence of the model RefSeq protein was modified relative to this genomic sequence to represent the inferred CDS: inserted 4 bases in 3 codons; deleted 1 base in 1 codon; substituted 4 bases at 4 genomic stop codons) translates to MSFNKELEIINWKAQFPHLNKFGCCPMMLFRGLLASAGIILASFTTNIILLYLTAGIITSLGLVVNFQPALIMLGCYFDKHDRPLVSGLAATGSPVFLSALSPLRQVLLDHFGWRGGFLIXGGLLLNCCTCCGAVMRPPGCKVRKIAGXRCTQELKEMLPSKSGQRIAVXRKLIRQVIKKLLDFNVLHDEGLIINCAKFTVAHPKCGILFNSFTDVCSARCTDXKGQVIFCVFFGLSYSMVGALQFEVVLXITGTGMFSSTLGLVFLEPVPVLIGPPSAGHXVDAYKNYEVIFYMAGGXITAGMFLAAASYCCPKRLGNKEQACLQDSDIEGNHNHINN, encoded by the exons ATGAGCTTTAATAAGGAATTAGAGATAATTAACTGGAAG gccCAGTTTCCACATTTGAACAAGTTTGGATGTTGCCCAATGATGCTTTTTAGAGGATTATTGGCATCAGCAGGGATAATTTTGGCTTCTTTCACCACCAACATCATTCTACTTTACCTCACTGCTGGAATCAT CACAAGTCTCGGCCTAGTTGTGAATTTCCAACCCGCTTTAATTATGCTTGGGTGCTATTttgacaaacac gacagacctTTGGTCAGTGGACTGGCTGCCACTGGAAGTCCAGTCTTTTTGTCAGCTCTCTCTCCATTGCGACAAGTGCTACTGGATCACTTTGGCTGGAGAGGTGGCTTCCTCA ATGGTGGACTGCTTCTTAACTGCTGTACCTGCTGTGGAGCAGTTATGAGACCACCGGGGTGCAAAGTTAGGAAGATTGCAGGGTAAAGGTGCACTCAGGAGCTAAAGGAGATGCTGCCATCAAAATCTGGTCAGAGAATAGCAGTCTAGAGAAAACTAATAAGACAAGTCATCAAAAAGCTTCTTGACTTCAATGTGCTCCATGATGAAGGACTTATCATTAACTGTGCCAAATTCACAGTCGCTCACCCTAAATGCGGCATA ctttttaatAGCTTCACTGATGTTTGCTCAGCCAGATGTACAGACTAGAAAGGACAAGTCATCTTCTGTGTGTTCTTTGGTCTTTCTTACAGTATGGTAGGTGCTCTGCAATTtgaagtagtat gtattacaGGAACTGGCATGTTTTCCAGCACCCTTGGTCTGGTTTTCCTTGAACCAGTACCTGTGCTAATTGGACCTCCTTCTGCTG GGCATTAAGTGGATGCTTACAAGAACTATGAGGTGATTTTCTACATGGCTGGTGG GATCACTGCTGGCATGTTCCTTGCTGCTGCATCTTACTGTTGCCCAAAGAGATTGGGGAACAAGGAGCAAGCCTGCCTTCAGGATTCTGACATTGAGGGCAACCATAaccatattaataattaa
- the pdap1a gene encoding pdgfa associated protein 1a, translated as MPRGGKKGHKGRGKQFSNPEEIDRQMRAQREREENGDAECKSSSESEEESSSEDEKNQKRSGVEGLIEIENPNRVSQKNKNIAEVDVSVPKELSRREREEIEKQKAKERYMKLHLEGKTEQARADLARLAIIKKQREEAARKREEMRKEKEVQEAKSKR; from the exons ATGCCTAGAGGAG GGAAAAAAGGCCACAAAGGTCGTGGCAAACAGTTCAGCAATCCTGAAGAAATCGACAGACAGATGCGAGCgcagagggagagg GAGGAAAATGGTGATGCTGAATGTAAAAGTTCATCGGAATCTGAGGAGGAAAGCAGCAGTGAAGATGAAAAG AACCAGAAAAGGAGTGGCGTGGAAGGATTGATTGAGATTGAGAATCCCAATCGTGTCTcccaaaagaacaaaaatattGCTGAAGTAGATGTTAGCGTACCAAAAGAGCTCTCACGTAGAGAGAG GGAGGAGattgagaagcagaaagcaaAGGAACGCTACATGAAGCTGCATCTAGAAGGGAAGACTGAGCAAGCCAGGGCAGATTTGGCTAGACTGGCCATCATtaagaaacaaagagaagaagcagcaagaaagagagaggaaatgagAAAAG aaaaaGAGGTACAGGAGGCAAAGTCCAAACGTTAG